The DNA region AATACGGTCCGAGATCCAGCTTCTCGTCCGCCGGGATCGTGGCCGTAAGTGCCCCGGTTTTCATATCTATTCGGGCGTCGGCGTAATGGATGACTTCACGCAGGAACTCTCCCGTTTCAAAATTGTAGAACCTTGCGCCGAGATTTTCCGAAGCGGGAGCATAGGTCGAATCGGTCGTCCAGTTCAGCGGATTGATGCAGTTTGCTCCTTCCATAAGAACGAAGCTGCCGACTGCCGACGGAGACTGGGTGTTGTAGGTGATCACAACACCGGTATCAAACGCACCTTTTGCCGCGGTCAGACCTGCTTTTTGAAGATCGTCATCTGTTACCGTATAACCAATCAGATACGCGGCGATCAGACGGCTTCGCAGTTCTTCGTCGTCCCCGAACCGGTTTTTGATAAGTTCGATAAGGGTCATCGTTCCCTGACTGTGGCCGGCAAGAATGAACGGCCTACCAGCATTGAGGTGCTCAAGGTAATACTCGAATGCATCCTGAATGTCGCGGGCCCCTTGCTTGAACGCTTTGGTGTCGGTGATGAACTGATCTTCATCCTCCATTTTGACCCGCGTTGTCATCTGACGGTAATACGGCGTGAATACATTCCCGTACGGTTCATACACGCTTGCCTCGGTTGTGGAAAAAGCCCGGGCAAGGGCCCTGTCCCCTTCATCCGCGATGGGCATAGACCCAGATTCATGGCTACTTACAGTTGGATACACATAAAATATATCCACCGGTTTCGCGATCTCCGGGAAATACAGCCAGTTCTGCGGATCGGAATAATCGACGCCTGCGTTTTCTAACATAATGAAGACCTTACAGATAATACAGGCTCCTCAGGTA from Methanocorpusculum labreanum Z includes:
- a CDS encoding DUF3089 domain-containing protein, with the protein product MLENAGVDYSDPQNWLYFPEIAKPVDIFYVYPTVSSHESGSMPIADEGDRALARAFSTTEASVYEPYGNVFTPYYRQMTTRVKMEDEDQFITDTKAFKQGARDIQDAFEYYLEHLNAGRPFILAGHSQGTMTLIELIKNRFGDDEELRSRLIAAYLIGYTVTDDDLQKAGLTAAKGAFDTGVVITYNTQSPSAVGSFVLMEGANCINPLNWTTDSTYAPASENLGARFYNFETGEFLREVIHYADARIDMKTGALTATIPADEKLDLGPYFPDGVYHMFDYAFWYRNLQQNVGDRINAYLLKT